A stretch of DNA from Xiphophorus maculatus strain JP 163 A chromosome 8, X_maculatus-5.0-male, whole genome shotgun sequence:
GTGGTCAAAcaaagtttgttaaaattgtGAACGTTGAATGCACTAGGAAAACTTCTCGAACAGAAATCAAATGCTATCCAACCTCTACACGTGATGGTTTAttacagtttttcattttttttaccagtttttttttgggggggggggcatttgttaatttttgcaAAGAATTAAGCAGTGCATAACACTTAAGTGGAAAGAATTTGatagagttttttttatgtattttgcttaaaaataattgttggtTGTAATATGCTTTTATATTGACTCAATAAAACAttgaactttgtgtttgttacgTTAAAAGGTTCAAGGGATTTGAATATTTTGCAAGGAACTGATGGTAATAAATACAACTAAGATTATACGTTAAATCAccatgaagtaaaaaaaatatccaactcaatcaaaaaaaaattcttaaacacttttaatgtatttaataaaaacagtagCATTCAGTAgatacaaacagaaaagcagaccAAAATCACAACATCTaaacaaactgtaaatattaCTATAAATGATAATGAACCCTATTGTGAATGAATCAACGAAGTGAAAAGTcgcttctgtgtttttttttttaatttttttatgaggAAACATCACAGGTCGATAGGAATTAATGGACTGGAATTAAAGTGATTTGTTGTTTGTCCACTAGAGGGAAGCAGAAACACTAAGCAATTCCATGCTCTGTCTATGGTGCTGAAAGGCACTTAAATCTCCGTGGTTCTCTCCAAGGTGCTGAATCATACAAAGCTTTTGAATATTATAAACTAAGGTTCATATCGAGGGTCTCTTGTGTTCATGTTAGCAGCAAAACTCAGCACTGTTGCTAGGACACCGGGtctttcatatttattacatatttgcAAGAGGGCGGAATAAGGACAAGATCAAAACTGGTGAAAAATTTCTTGTCCAACCACATATcttaaatggaagaaaacagGCAACCCATTCACAACTAGCTTCATTAGTGGGACTTAGAATCAAACCAATGTAAATGATCTTTGCGATAACTTTGCAGCAGTTATCGCAAAGATTGTTTGGGAggtgttttttcccccatgcCAAACTCATGATAATCCTAAATTCTGAAAAAGGCCAGTGTAATAAAGTAGTTGGTGATTTTCTTTGATGCTGAAATTGCAGTATAAAATATGCAGGCTTGATAAGTCACATGACTTCTGAGTCATCTCATCTCCCTCTTTGTACGTCCTCAAAATTAAGATGGCTCATTGTGAAGCAGAGCAACAACAATCCAGCACATCAAAGGCAGAGACGGGTCCTTCAAATGACAAAGCAGATGTGCGCCGCGGCTCCGCTCCATATGCAGATGTGGGGGGAAGCAATAAGTAGAACGAATATCAGAGATTAGACAGAACATaattagaaacaaaagaaaaacaagctcctgAGTAAAATATGGAATCCTTAATGACGGCCCACAGAGATACGATTAAGCAAACGATTGTAATAAAGACATTTCATTAAAAGGGATTAAACTTGCCTTACACAATCCCAGATATTTAATAAGAGACATCATTAAAATTGGATTTTTCATATGAGAagtgaaatttaaatttatCGCCTGCCAAGTTTCAGCATTCAAGCAGAtgaatctattttaaaaatcttccaCTCAGCAGGTTTGCCTAAAATTAACTGCAGGAGCTAATATCATCTGCCAGTCACAATTTAGTGCTGGACTCACTCTGCCTGAAAGCTTGACTCTGGAAATACCATTTTTATCTGAACTAATGGTGTAATATTTCCCACAGGCATCATTTTGGATTTGGATTGAAGGAAAATTCCTTCTTTTGATTAATGATTAGATTAGATTCTCATTAAATGTCCACTGATCTTTCATCAGTTTACTTCTTTATCTGATCATTTTAGAGTTAATCAGTGCCAAGTCATTGTTATGTGGTCTCCTGCCCCCTCTTGtggtaaatattttacattttatatgcaatttttaatttgcatCTCTTTTAgataaattaaactttgttaTCAAGAGATACATAACTACTGTCACAAAAATCATTCTTATTTTTCACCTGCTACCCATGGCCTCCCTAcagatttcttttgattttgcttaaatgcttcagatcatcaaataaaattttatattcaataaagaaacacaGTAAATATTGACTAAGCAGCAAAAGCTATCCAAACTGACATGGCCCTgtgttaaaaagaagaagaagaagaaatcgcACCCTAAACTCAGATCTAGTTGAGCTACTGAATAGCAACGACTGACATCAAATGTTTATAACTGGCAGTGTGTTCtggtcatttttcttttgcagaaataattcattttatccATGATCGATGTGGAGAGCCCTCTAACAGGGAGGCTATTTTTGTCCAGTCTTTATCTAACTGTTCAATCTTGAACACTGACTTTACCTGAGGCCAGTGCGACCTGCAgagtttcctgttttatttagtgTTGGTTGGGACTTCCTGGTTCAGTCTTTGATGTATATTATTGGactgttttttttggttgaccAGCCTCTCCTGGACGGGTTTACCAGTGCTGCATAATTTCTTgtgttgtaaataaatacacCCACTTTGGTTAGCTTTGAAATAGCTTTGCTACACTTTGTTTTCGTTTTTCTACTTAattggaatatttttgaaatgatgCTCTGCTTTTGGAAATCTTTCAAGAGGGCTtgtgtttaaattaattgttaaaTTTCCAGGTCACATAAAAATCAGGAATGAGCTTGACTGGTGAAATTCAATCCAGCtttcaaaaaatttttattCAATCACAATTAATTAACAATGGGGGTTAAGTGCTTTTTCTCATACTGTCCAGTCAGTTTATATAGGCCCCCAGCCTCCTTAgtgaataaaatcaagaaatctgTATGAGGGCAAACATTTATTGACTCAActacacaaagtaaaacaaatatgacTCAAACCAGCCCAAAGCAGTGATCTCTAATCCCAACAACATATATTAGTGTTGAAAGACGTTATGGTCTTTAGTAGAAAGCAGCACTCAAAGACCCAAGTGAAAGAAAGATGTTACCAGAGAAAATATGaaggtcatttttaaatttatccaATGTGAATTTGATACTTAAATCCTGACTAATTTCATGAGTTGCCTGAAGAcacattcttatttatttatttttcctaaaagCTTAATGGCAAGCGCGAGGTCCTGGCAGTCCACAGCTATGCCTTGCCAGTAATCAGTTATTCTGTTGGGGTAATAAGTCAGCCAACGAAGGAAATGCAGACCACAGATGAAAGCTGCTCATGAAACATGAAAGCTACTCACAATGCTTAGTGAATTCCACTCGAAATCCAGTATCCACAGGCTATATATTGTACACTAAGTGCAAAGAAGGAGGCAGATGAATAGCAAGCATCAGAGCCACTATCCGAGATGAAACATCTATACTCTAAGAATATATCAGGAAGATGGCCCCAAGGAAAGTAGAGCTCAGTGAATATCCCAGACAAAAGAAGCTGAAAGAGACAGAATGAGAAAAACCATCATAGAAggaaaaaccttgaaaacatcCTGTACATAAAAACCTGTTTCAATCATCAAAGGCAAAacaatattgataaaaataataGACTTTACCTTCTTGTTTTGCAGGTAAAACTTTCTCATGCATTAATGAACAATTATTTTGCTGAAGGCTGAATGAAGGCTAAACTATTATCACCGGATCCCACTCATTCAAAAAGTAAGGTTTTATGACACAATACCGtgcaaatgtaataaattagGGTCCCGAAATCATTACACCCTCTATGTAGGAGGTGTGGCCTGTACATCACCTGCAGAAAGTACTGTGTTATGAGCTTTTTATTAAGGAAACCATAGATGTGATGTGCTTAAGTGTGCAATGCGTCCATGAAATCTGGTTGTCTCCCTGAGGGTTAAGTCCCTCTTATTTTCAAAGAATGTTTTAGTTTAGAAGGTGGTGTTGGTAATGTGTTTTTTCCCATCTAAATATGGTTTTTGTTgaaatgcatatattttaaGCATTATTATTTCTCTGTTTGCTGGCCctaaacaactaaaaataatatCCCAATGGATCAAACTATACATGATAGTTTGCTTTGATAGTAAATTGAGAAATGTTGGTATATTTTAATGGTTCTTACAGCAATATTCACAATCCTTCCAAATCCGATAAGTACGAGACGCTGTGCTTATTATTCCACCAATGAGCAGTAGGTGGCAGCAACGTGTAGCGTGGAAGACTCTTGCAAAATACAGCAGAAGAAGACCCGGAAGCCCTAGCAGCAGGGTATTTGAGGCTGTGCTATGGGGTGAGTAACTTGATATGTTTCAACTAGTTGCTCTTAATCACTTCCAAGTgataaaataagcaaatgttAAATATTGTGAAACGAAGCGCGTCCTGTCGCGTCATTCGTGAAGGAGACTGTTGACTGCATCCAACGCTGACAGCTGCTGTCCGCCGCCTACACAAAGCAACATCTTGTTCATCACCGCTAGCTCTCAGTCAGCGTCACTAATGTCCCTGTAGCTCGATGAAATGCGCTTTAAGGACAAGTATTTGTGTCCAGCTCTCTCTAAAATTGAGGTGTGGTTGCAGGATCGACGGTGAGGCTGGGATATAAATAAcagctaattattttttacGCACTGGATCTTACAGTCAGGCTGTGCTTAACTGTGGGAATGAATGAGGCTGTCCCACATTTCAGCCAGTTACATCAGACTCGGAGACATTTTCTTACATTCCCTCAGGGTTTACTCTGACATGACTTAAGCTATTGTTTGAGCATTAATGGTTTgcttacagtgccttgcaaagcCATACCTATGGATTGAGTTGTATAATACGTAACCACGAACGTCATTGTATTTTATGGGGAATGAATGTGATAACTGACAAAAGGTgttcaattttaatttatggCTGGTTAACAGCCATCTGAATCAGGTGTgtttaaaaaagggaaacagGCAGCGTGCCTTGAGGACAAGGGTTGAGGAAACACTGGCATATCACGTCagatcccaataaaatatatgtttatatttattacatgaccaaataagaaaaatatgtcattGGGTGTCAGCACTTTTGCAAAGtgtgttcttttaaaaatgaaaaaattggTTGACATCTTAAATCTAACGGCAGCTGCCTGTACTATATTACTTAaagcagtggtgcccaaagtcagtctttaagggccggcatcctgcatgttttagttctctccctgctagtagtaacaaccttttcagcaagtcagttttcttcttagaccttctaatgagccatcatttgatccaggtacgttaaaccagggagagaactaaaacatgcaggataccGACCCTTGAAgactgactttgggcaccactgtcTTAAAGGAATGTAGACAAGAtccagtaaaataattttagaaaagaACTAAAAGCAAGCTATGAAAGACACCTCATCTTTCAGTTAATCGTGTTCTGTTTTTGAGAATCACCTGTTTGGTGCTGGAATGAGAGTTGAAATTAGGCTTGAAAGGAGGGTTGGATTTAGGGTGTGATTAAGAACTCTGAGTTGGTGggtgagtgtttttttttttaagagtgatTGTATTAAATCTGTAAAAGATATGAAAAAGTAGTTTTCAGACATGAAGTTTGAATGGTGTTTCTAGGTGAAAGTACTTGGAAGTAGTTGGCTGTGAAGGAGCGCAAAGTTTGTAGcagaatttttcagaaatgatgggatgtttcattcatttcaatgGTGCACAAGATGATcacaaaaagctgaatttttcaTAAACCGTAGCTGATGTTAATACCAAGACCAAAAGATAACACTCACACTAATTAGGAGTGTACATTTCTGTGAAGATAGGTCTTAAATTACATTCACAATTGTCtcaaatttgagttggtgaaacctgcagacacCCTGCTACGGTGTTCTTCTGTAGTTTATGTTTCATTCCACAAATTAAatccttcctttctctctccctcttctgCAGTCTGCCTTAATCTTGCTGATCTTCTCTGACGATAGGCTCCCCTTAGCCACCTTTTGACATGCAAGGCTTTTACTCCAAGCTCAACTCGTCCCCCTCCTCGTCTCCCCTGCTGGGGGTGGGCCTCAGGGCGGACGGCGCTCGGGTGCCTCTGAGCTTGGCCGTGGAGGCGGAGAAGGCCCAGGCGCTCCTGCAGACTTTCAGCTCCGCCTCTCTGTTGGCTTCGGCCGGACTCGGGGTGTTCTGTGTGGTGGCGGATCACGCGCTCCAGCTGTCTGCCATACAGCAGCACCTGTGGCTGCGTGCTGCCTTGGACAACGCCACACACGGATTGGTGGGGCTGTGGTCATGGGCTGTTGTGATTGGACTGAGGAAAAAGAGTGATTTATATGAAGTGCTGCTGGCGGGCCTTCTGGCATCCATTATAGACTTGGACCATTTCTACATGGCTGGATCTCTGTCTCTCAAGGTCAGAGCTGTGCTACTCCTCACGTTTGTTTAGGCCAAGTGAGATCATATCAATAATCTAAAAGTATCTAATTTCCTCCTCCAGGCTGCCGTGTCGCTGCCCCAGCGGCCTCCTCTCCACTGCTCCTCCCTTATCCCCGTAATCTGCCTCACCCTCCGCTTCCTGATGTGGCTTGGCCGCCTCAAAGACGCTTGGTGCTCCTTGCCATGGATGCTCTTCATTTCCATGACGTCTCACCACGTGCGGGACGCCGTGCGCCATGGCCTGTGGGTGTGCCCGTTCGGCAACACGGCACCCGTCCCCTACTGGCTGTACGTCAGCACCACGGCGACACTTCCGCACCTGTGCTCCGTGCTCATGTACCTGACGGGAACCAGGGACGTGATCTCGACCAAACATGGCGTTGCGATTGACGTGTAGATGTGTCAGTTATCCCTGGAGGAAAACATTGTCGACAGTTTGAAACATTCAAATACTTGAAGTGACTGAAGAAAAATTTCCAACACTTGAAAgattgagatgtttttttttgtttgtttgttttgtgttttatttatttgagaacAGTTTTGCAAAAGCAAACAACTATATCTATAGTTCCAGTCAGACCTGTACAGAGACACACAAGCATTGGGTTAGCCTGATGATTCAGTCTGCtcctttaataataataataaaaaagaacagaacTGGATGCAGAAGTTTAAATTTGttcttgattattattattttctttaatccacACAGGATCATAAATACAATCTCTACATATGTTCACCTCTTTGTGGTATCAACCAGGTTCTGGCTGGATTTTGACTTCTCTTCTTTTC
This window harbors:
- the tmem267 gene encoding transmembrane protein 267, which gives rise to MQGFYSKLNSSPSSSPLLGVGLRADGARVPLSLAVEAEKAQALLQTFSSASLLASAGLGVFCVVADHALQLSAIQQHLWLRAALDNATHGLVGLWSWAVVIGLRKKSDLYEVLLAGLLASIIDLDHFYMAGSLSLKAAVSLPQRPPLHCSSLIPVICLTLRFLMWLGRLKDAWCSLPWMLFISMTSHHVRDAVRHGLWVCPFGNTAPVPYWLYVSTTATLPHLCSVLMYLTGTRDVISTKHGVAIDV